In one window of Streptomyces griseus subsp. griseus DNA:
- a CDS encoding M1 family metallopeptidase — translation MHRRFIVPSALAATLLLAIPASAATGTVGAPGIGDPYYPVAGNGGYDVSHYDLRLKYQPTTDLLEGTATIIATTTQELTRFDLDFGLAVSEVRVNGRKAGFAKSGEQELEITPADRLAKDRDISVVVRYAGKPSEVKVNGWTAWARTPDGGVAAQEPESAVWWYPSNDHPLDKATYDISVSVPDGTQAISNGVLVSQSSKLGWTRFNWRSDRPQASYLSTLAVGKFDITTDRTADGLPVLNAYSKDLGANAGAARASIERTAEVAEWLSEVFGPYPFNALGGYVPNVTSGFALETQTRPFYSPRQFANGANVSVVVHEIAHQWYGNSVSVAGWKDIWINEGFARYSQWLWSEKEGEGTAQELADYVYAQHPANDPFWKVRPGDPGPDKQFDIAVYDRGALALQALRNEVGDDTFFALLKGWPTEKAHSNATVGDFLRYAERVSGKPLATLFDTWLYQPKRPALPAASSTGAAKGAVSSRAAGRPERPASWKKIAATNTVHDHGDHGADGDHGAHGGHSHR, via the coding sequence GTGCACCGCAGATTCATCGTCCCCAGCGCACTGGCGGCCACCCTCCTGCTGGCGATCCCGGCATCGGCCGCCACCGGCACCGTGGGTGCCCCGGGTATCGGCGACCCTTACTACCCGGTCGCCGGAAACGGCGGCTACGACGTCTCCCACTACGACCTGCGGCTGAAGTACCAGCCGACGACCGACCTGTTGGAGGGCACGGCGACGATCATCGCCACCACCACGCAGGAGCTGACCCGGTTCGACCTCGACTTCGGGCTCGCCGTCTCCGAGGTGCGGGTCAACGGCAGAAAGGCCGGCTTCGCGAAGAGCGGCGAGCAGGAGCTGGAGATCACTCCGGCGGACCGCCTGGCGAAGGACAGGGACATCTCGGTGGTCGTCCGGTACGCGGGCAAGCCCTCCGAGGTGAAGGTCAACGGCTGGACCGCCTGGGCCCGGACCCCGGACGGCGGCGTCGCCGCGCAGGAGCCGGAGTCGGCGGTCTGGTGGTACCCGAGCAACGACCACCCCCTCGACAAGGCCACGTACGACATCTCGGTCTCCGTGCCGGACGGCACGCAGGCGATCAGCAACGGCGTGCTCGTGTCGCAGAGTTCGAAGCTCGGCTGGACGCGCTTCAACTGGCGTTCCGACCGACCGCAGGCCTCGTACCTCTCGACGCTCGCGGTCGGCAAGTTCGACATCACGACGGACAGGACGGCCGACGGCCTGCCGGTGCTGAACGCGTACAGCAAGGACCTCGGCGCCAACGCGGGTGCCGCCCGGGCCAGCATCGAGAGGACCGCCGAGGTCGCGGAGTGGCTGAGCGAGGTCTTCGGCCCGTACCCGTTCAACGCGCTCGGCGGCTATGTGCCCAATGTGACGAGCGGCTTCGCGCTGGAGACCCAGACGCGGCCCTTCTACAGCCCGCGGCAGTTCGCGAACGGGGCCAACGTCTCGGTCGTCGTCCACGAGATCGCGCACCAGTGGTACGGCAACAGCGTCTCGGTCGCCGGCTGGAAGGACATCTGGATCAACGAGGGCTTCGCCCGCTACAGCCAGTGGCTCTGGTCGGAGAAGGAGGGCGAGGGCACCGCGCAGGAGCTGGCGGACTACGTCTACGCCCAGCATCCGGCGAACGACCCGTTCTGGAAGGTGAGGCCGGGCGACCCGGGTCCGGACAAGCAGTTCGACATCGCCGTCTACGACCGGGGCGCGCTGGCGCTCCAGGCGCTGCGCAACGAGGTGGGCGATGACACCTTCTTCGCCCTGCTGAAGGGGTGGCCGACCGAGAAGGCGCACTCCAACGCGACGGTGGGCGACTTCCTGCGGTACGCGGAGCGGGTCTCGGGCAAGCCGCTGGCGACGCTCTTCGACACCTGGCTCTACCAGCCGAAGCGGCCGGCGCTGCCTGCGGCGTCCTCGACGGGGGCCGCCAAGGGCGCGGTGTCGTCCCGTGCGGCGGGGCGGCCGGAGCGGCCCGCGTCGTGGAAGAAGATCGCGGCGACAAACACGGTCCATGACCATGGGGACCACGGGGCCGACGGGGACCATGGGGCCCACGGCGGTCACAGTCACCGCTGA
- a CDS encoding M14 family metallocarboxypeptidase: MTPRTIRALRMLSPQPWLGPVAHPGRPPSGARRGGPAVRRRSAVVAAVLGALAVPFAIAPAEAAPHPPRTGFEASDGARWTGPREEQAFLGAVDRGSDRAAVERIGTTGQGRPLQLVRIGKQFPAATTILLICSQHGDEPAGREACLTTLRDLAFAEDRATRAFLSRTTVLVVPTANPDGRAADTRGNADGVDVNRDHIALETAEGRAIAAVVRDERPDVIYDLHEYGATQPYYDKDLFVLWPRNLNVDSRVHGLSRTLSERYVRPAATEAGYSSGHYGIWTDPVTGDPIKQTAGDGQERILRNASGLKHAVGLLVESRIDALSEAEKDDPALNHRRRVHSQRTALGGLFDFTQEQRARIRAATALSRLSGYADRGPVHLGGADNDPAGPGEVLTDPPCGYRLDAAQYAGVKERLALHGVRSHRDGAGAYVPLRQSARSLIPLLLDQRASYSITSGQAVTAC, translated from the coding sequence ATGACCCCTCGCACCATCCGCGCGCTCCGCATGCTCAGCCCGCAGCCCTGGCTCGGACCGGTCGCCCATCCCGGCCGCCCGCCGTCCGGTGCGCGGCGCGGGGGCCCGGCGGTCCGGCGCCGGAGTGCGGTGGTGGCGGCGGTCTTGGGCGCGCTGGCGGTTCCGTTCGCCATCGCACCCGCCGAGGCCGCGCCGCATCCGCCGCGCACCGGGTTCGAGGCGAGCGACGGGGCGCGCTGGACCGGGCCGCGGGAGGAGCAGGCCTTCCTGGGGGCGGTGGACCGGGGGAGCGACCGGGCCGCCGTCGAACGGATCGGGACGACCGGGCAGGGCCGCCCCCTCCAACTCGTGCGCATCGGGAAGCAGTTCCCCGCCGCCACCACGATCCTGCTGATCTGCAGTCAGCACGGTGACGAGCCCGCCGGGCGTGAGGCCTGTCTGACCACCCTGCGCGACCTGGCCTTCGCCGAGGACCGTGCCACCCGCGCCTTCCTCTCCCGTACGACGGTGCTGGTGGTGCCCACCGCCAACCCGGACGGGCGCGCCGCCGACACCCGGGGCAACGCCGACGGCGTCGACGTCAACCGGGACCACATCGCCCTGGAGACCGCGGAGGGCCGGGCGATCGCGGCCGTCGTCCGCGACGAACGGCCCGATGTCATCTACGACTTGCACGAGTACGGTGCCACGCAGCCGTATTACGACAAGGACCTCTTCGTCCTGTGGCCCCGCAACCTGAACGTCGACAGCCGTGTCCACGGCCTCTCGCGCACGCTCTCCGAGCGGTATGTGCGGCCCGCCGCGACCGAGGCCGGCTACAGCAGCGGCCACTACGGCATCTGGACCGACCCCGTCACCGGCGACCCCATCAAGCAGACCGCCGGTGACGGCCAGGAACGCATCCTGCGTAACGCCTCCGGCCTCAAGCACGCCGTCGGCCTCCTCGTCGAGTCACGCATCGACGCCCTGAGCGAGGCGGAGAAGGACGACCCGGCCCTCAACCACCGGCGCCGGGTCCACTCCCAGCGGACCGCGCTGGGCGGCCTCTTCGACTTCACCCAGGAGCAGCGCGCCCGCATCCGCGCCGCCACCGCGCTCTCGCGTCTGAGCGGCTACGCCGACCGCGGCCCCGTCCACCTGGGCGGCGCCGACAACGATCCGGCCGGGCCCGGCGAGGTCCTCACCGACCCGCCGTGCGGCTACCGGCTGGACGCGGCCCAGTACGCCGGGGTGAAGGAGCGGCTCGCCCTGCACGGTGTCCGGTCCCACCGGGACGGAGCTGGCGCATATGTGCCCCTGCGGCAGTCGGCCAGGAGCCTGATTCCGCTCCTCCTCGACCAACGGGCGTCATATTCCATCACATCTGGTCAAGCTGTTACGGCTTGTTGA